A window from Solanum stenotomum isolate F172 chromosome 5, ASM1918654v1, whole genome shotgun sequence encodes these proteins:
- the LOC125864668 gene encoding BTB/POZ domain and ankyrin repeat-containing protein NOOT1-like: MSNTLEDSLKTLSLDYLNLLINGQAFSDVTFSVEGRFVHAHRCILAARSLVFRKFFCGPELPGGGSDPSAGFGSPRTSTTSGSQVVIPVNSVGYEVFLLMLQFLYSGQVSIVPQKHEPRPNCGERSCWHTHCTSAVDLALDILSAARSFGVEQLALLTQKQLTSMVEKTSIEDVMKVLIASRKQDMTQLWTTCSHLVAKSGLPPEILAKHLPIDVVAKIEEIRLKTSLARRSLISHHHHHQHQHDLSSASELEDQKIRRMRRALDSSDVELVKLMVMGEGLNLDESIALHYAVENCSREVVKALLELGAANVNHPAGPAGKTPLHIASEMVSPDMVAVLLDHHADPNVRTMDGITPLDILRTLTSDFLFKGAVPGLNHIEPNKLRLCLELVQSAAMVISREEENTNNIPSSTAIFQPINNEDHGSSATNVGGNNHNLDSRMVYLNLGAGTSISQQMGCNRMTNEDDHDNSHNKQNRHSGFDPSSMYRPYS; encoded by the exons ATGAGTAATACTCTTGAAGATTCCTTAAAAACTCTCTCTTTAGATTATCTAAATCTCCTCATCAATGGTCAAGCTTTTAGTGATGTTACTTTTAGTGTTGAAGGCCGTTTTGTACATGCTCATAGATGTATCTTAGCAGCTAGGAGCCTTGTGTTCAGAAAATTCTTCTGCGGGCCTGAGTTGCCTGGTGGCGGCTCAGACCCTTCCGCGGGCTTTGGAAGCCCGCGGACTAGTACTACCAGTGGTTCACAGGTAGTAATACCTGTGAACTCAGTAGGATATGAGGTGTTTTTGTTGATGTTGCAATTTTTGTATAGTGGACAAGTTTCAATTGTGCCACAAAAACATGAACCAAGGCCTAATTGTGGAGAGAGAAGCTGTTGGCATACACATTGCACATCAGCCGTTGATCTTGCACTTGATATACTCTCAGCCGCTAGATCTTTTGGAGTTGAACAACTTGCTTTGCTTACTCAg AAGCAATTGACAAGCATGGTCGAAAAAACTTCAATTGAGGATGTGATGAAAGTTTTAATTGCTTCAAGAAAACAAGACATGACTCAACTTTGGACTACTTGTTCCCATTTGGTTGCAAAATCAGGTCTTCCACCTGAAATCTTAGCAAAACACCTTCCTATTGATGTTGTCGCGAAAATCGAGGAAATTCGCCTTAAAACTTCGTTAGCGAGAAGATCCTTGATCTCTCACCATCACCATCACCAGCACCAGCACGACCTAAGTTCGGCCTCAGAGCTCGAGGACCAAAAAATTAGACGAATGAGACGAGCCCTCGACTCATCCGACGTTGAATTAGTCAAACTTATGGTCATGGGAGAAGGACTAAATCTCGATGAATCGATCGCGTTACATTACGCGGTCGAGAATTGTAGCCGGGAGGTTGTGAAAGCGTTACTCGAGCTTGGTGCAGCCAACGTGAACCACCCAGCCGGTCCAGCTGGCAAAACCCCCCTCCACATTGCATCTGAAATGGTGTCACCCGACATGGTGGCAGTCCTACTAGACCACCACGCGGATCCAAATGTTAGAACGATGGATGGGATCACTCCACTCGATATTCTACGAACCCTAACTTCCGATTTCCTATTCAAAGGTGCTGTCCCGGGGCTCAATCACATTGAACCTAACAAATTAAGACTTTGCCTCGAGCTAGTTCAATCGGCCGCGATGGTAATTTCGCGAGAGgaagaaaatacaaataacaTTCCATCTTCCACCGCGATATTCCAACCTATAAACAACGAAGATCATGGTTCTAGCGCGACCAATGTGGGAGGTAATAACCACAATCTAGACTCGAGGATGGTGTATTTGAATCTAGGTGCTGGTACTTCGATTTCACAACAGATGGGGTGCAACAGAATGACGAACGAGGATGATCATGATAATAGTCACAATAAACAAAATAGGCATAGTGGATTTGACCCATCGTCGATGTATCGTCCATATTCATGA